A genomic window from Flavobacterium sp. I3-2 includes:
- a CDS encoding acyloxyacyl hydrolase: MLCLKIFFSSNLRSVFKHFFFAILFFTSTVHAQNFDDWFVEGNYYTGSIIPHSQQISHLITAKPEGFFLSFNRKTVGDKPWESFYNFPDYGFTLHYQNNHNPELGNLYGAFAHLNFYFFNRNLQFRVAQGIAYATNPYDRETNFRNLAYGTKFMPSTYLALNFNKQNLWNGLGFQAGLVFLHHSNATLKSPNISTNTLGLQIGLNYSFNHQEPNRRFSSQVDNFDTRIKYVISFKTGVNEGHVIGMGQKPFYHINAYAEKRLNRTGSLQLGAELFLSETLKEIIPLLANSFPESNISLNTDYKRIGVFTGYEMYINKLSIEGQMGVYVYDQYKVNGSLYQRLGLKYNVTERIFGSMSLKTHSAKAEALEFGVGFKL, from the coding sequence ATGCTGTGCTTAAAAATATTCTTTTCAAGTAATTTGAGAAGTGTTTTTAAGCACTTTTTTTTTGCAATTCTTTTTTTTACTTCGACAGTTCATGCACAAAATTTTGACGATTGGTTTGTAGAAGGTAATTATTATACAGGTTCTATAATTCCACATAGCCAACAAATTTCGCATTTGATTACTGCAAAACCAGAAGGTTTTTTTTTAAGTTTTAATCGAAAAACGGTAGGTGATAAACCTTGGGAAAGTTTTTATAATTTCCCCGATTATGGATTTACTTTACATTATCAAAACAATCACAATCCTGAATTAGGTAATTTATATGGTGCTTTTGCACATTTAAATTTTTATTTTTTTAATCGCAATCTACAATTTCGAGTAGCACAAGGAATTGCTTATGCAACCAATCCGTACGATAGAGAAACTAATTTTAGAAATTTAGCTTACGGAACTAAATTTATGCCTTCGACTTATTTGGCTTTAAATTTTAATAAGCAAAATCTTTGGAATGGTTTGGGTTTTCAAGCTGGGCTAGTTTTTTTACATCATTCCAATGCAACATTAAAGTCACCGAATATCAGTACAAATACTTTAGGATTGCAAATTGGTTTAAATTATTCGTTCAATCATCAAGAACCAAATCGACGTTTTAGTTCACAAGTTGATAATTTTGATACAAGAATTAAATATGTAATTAGTTTTAAGACTGGTGTAAATGAAGGACACGTAATTGGAATGGGGCAAAAACCTTTTTATCACATTAATGCTTATGCAGAAAAGCGATTAAATAGAACGGGTTCACTTCAATTAGGTGCTGAATTGTTTTTGTCCGAAACTCTAAAAGAAATAATTCCACTTTTAGCAAATTCTTTTCCTGAATCAAATATTTCTTTAAATACAGATTATAAACGAATTGGTGTTTTTACTGGATACGAAATGTATATAAATAAATTGAGTATTGAAGGTCAAATGGGTGTTTATGTATATGATCAATATAAAGTTAATGGAAGTTTGTATCAACGTTTAGGTTTGAAATACAATGTTACAGAACGCATTTTTGGGTCGATGAGTTTGAAAACACATTCGGCAAAAGCAGAAGCTTTAGAATTTGGTGTTGGTTTTAAATTATAG
- a CDS encoding thymidylate synthase has product MKQYLDLVKHVIETGVQKGDRTGTGTKSVFGYQMRFDLNEGFPMVTTKKVHLKSIIHELLWFLKGETNIAYLKENGVRIWDEWADENGDLGPVYGYQWRNWNGEEIDQITELIETLKTNPNSRRMLISAWNPSVLPDTSISFAENVANNKAALPPCHAFFQFYVADGKLSCQLYQRSADIFLGVPFNIASYALFTMMVAQVCGLGYGDFIHTFGDAHIYNNHIEQLELQLSREPKPLPTMKLNPEVKNIFDFTFEDFTLENYEPHPAIKGQVSV; this is encoded by the coding sequence ATGAAGCAATATTTAGATTTAGTTAAGCATGTTATTGAAACAGGTGTTCAAAAAGGTGACCGAACAGGTACCGGAACTAAAAGCGTTTTTGGTTATCAAATGCGTTTTGATTTAAACGAAGGCTTTCCGATGGTTACCACTAAAAAAGTGCATTTAAAATCAATCATTCACGAATTGTTATGGTTTTTAAAAGGCGAAACTAATATTGCGTATTTGAAAGAAAACGGTGTTCGCATCTGGGACGAATGGGCAGATGAGAATGGTGATTTAGGTCCGGTTTACGGATATCAATGGCGTAATTGGAATGGTGAAGAAATTGACCAAATTACCGAATTGATTGAAACGTTGAAAACTAATCCAAATAGTAGAAGAATGTTAATCTCTGCTTGGAATCCAAGCGTTTTGCCAGATACTTCTATTTCGTTTGCAGAAAACGTTGCAAATAATAAAGCTGCTTTACCTCCTTGTCATGCTTTTTTTCAATTCTATGTTGCCGACGGAAAATTATCTTGTCAGTTGTATCAACGAAGCGCCGATATTTTCTTAGGAGTTCCGTTTAATATTGCATCTTATGCGTTGTTTACGATGATGGTTGCTCAAGTTTGTGGATTAGGATATGGCGATTTTATTCACACTTTTGGTGATGCTCATATTTATAACAATCATATCGAACAGTTAGAATTGCAATTATCTCGCGAACCGAAACCGCTACCAACAATGAAGTTAAATCCAGAAGTGAAAAATATTTTCGATTTTACTTTTGAAGATTTTACTTTAGAAAATTACGAACCGCATCCTGCCATTAAAGGACAAGTTTCAGTTTAA
- a CDS encoding deoxynucleoside kinase, with protein sequence MQVAIAGNIGAGKTTLTRLLSKHFKWEPHFEDVVDNPYLDDFYHSMDRWSFNLQIYFLNSRFRQVLKMKESGKNTIQDRTIYEDAHIFAPNLHAMGLMGNRDYENYKSLFELMEQLVGAPDLLIYLRSSIPNLVGQIHKRGRDYENTISIDYLNRLNERYEAWIQTYNKGKLLIIDVDNINFVDNPEDLGNIINRIDAEINGLF encoded by the coding sequence ATGCAAGTTGCTATCGCAGGGAATATCGGAGCAGGAAAAACAACTTTAACCCGATTACTTTCAAAACATTTTAAATGGGAACCGCATTTCGAAGATGTAGTTGACAATCCGTATTTAGATGATTTCTATCATTCGATGGATCGTTGGTCATTTAACTTACAAATTTATTTCTTAAATAGCCGTTTTCGTCAGGTTTTGAAGATGAAAGAAAGCGGAAAAAATACCATTCAAGATCGTACGATTTATGAAGATGCGCACATTTTCGCTCCAAATTTACATGCCATGGGTTTGATGGGAAATAGAGATTACGAAAATTATAAATCGCTTTTTGAACTGATGGAACAATTGGTTGGAGCACCAGATTTATTGATTTATTTAAGAAGTTCGATTCCGAATTTAGTTGGTCAAATTCACAAACGCGGACGTGATTATGAAAATACCATTTCTATCGATTATTTAAATCGTTTGAATGAACGTTACGAAGCTTGGATTCAAACGTACAACAAAGGAAAGTTGTTAATTATCGATGTTGATAATATTAATTTTGTTGATAATCCTGAAGATTTAGGAAATATCATCAATAGAATTGATGCTGAAATCAACGGTTTATTCTAA
- a CDS encoding bifunctional nuclease family protein: MSLVKLVIKGISYSHTQNGAYALILNEVDGDRKLPIVIGAFEAQSIAIAIEKELKPPRPLTHDLFKNFADRFDIVINQVIIHKLVDGVFFSSIICERDGIEEIIDARTSDAISLAIRFQAPIFTYKNILDKAGIFLNDGVVDGNENEDESEDIDDVLEEIFTNIEAPKMTEKVNEYAHFSLKELNELLENAIANEDYEKAARLRDEISRKSE; this comes from the coding sequence ATGAGTTTAGTAAAATTAGTTATAAAGGGAATTTCGTACAGTCATACGCAAAATGGTGCTTATGCACTGATTTTAAACGAAGTTGACGGCGATAGAAAACTTCCGATTGTTATCGGAGCTTTTGAAGCACAATCAATTGCAATTGCTATCGAGAAAGAATTAAAACCTCCAAGACCGTTAACGCACGATTTGTTCAAAAATTTTGCAGACCGTTTTGATATTGTTATCAATCAAGTAATCATCCACAAATTAGTTGATGGTGTTTTCTTCTCAAGTATTATTTGTGAACGCGATGGAATTGAAGAAATTATCGATGCCAGAACATCAGATGCAATTTCGTTGGCAATTCGTTTTCAAGCTCCAATTTTTACTTATAAAAACATCCTAGATAAAGCAGGAATTTTCTTGAATGATGGTGTTGTGGACGGAAATGAAAATGAAGACGAATCAGAAGATATTGACGATGTTTTAGAAGAAATATTCACGAATATCGAAGCTCCTAAAATGACTGAGAAGGTAAACGAATATGCTCATTTTTCACTTAAAGAATTGAATGAATTGTTAGAAAATGCAATTGCAAACGAAGATTACGAAAAAGCTGCTCGTTTACGTGATGAAATTTCTAGAAAATCAGAATAA
- a CDS encoding pyruvate dehydrogenase complex E1 component subunit beta — translation MRTIQFREAICEAMSEEMRRDETIYLMGEEVAEYNGAYKASKGMLDEFGPKRVIDTPIAELGFAGIAVGSAMNGLRPIVEFMTFNFSLVGIDQIINNAAKMRQMSGGQFNMPMVFRGPTASAGQLAATHSQAFENWYANTPGLKVVVPSTPYDAKGLLKSAIRDNDPVIFMESEQMYGDKGEIPEGEYTIPLGVADIKRAGTDVTIVSFGKIIKEALIATEELQKEGISCEVIDLRTVRPLDFDCIINSVKKTNRLVILEEAWPFASVSSEITYTVQERAFDFLDAPIQRITTADTPAPFSPVLLKEWLPNSQDVIKAVKKVAYK, via the coding sequence ATGAGAACTATACAATTTAGAGAAGCTATTTGCGAAGCGATGAGCGAAGAAATGCGTCGCGATGAAACCATTTACTTAATGGGAGAAGAAGTTGCTGAATATAACGGTGCTTATAAAGCTTCAAAAGGAATGTTAGATGAATTTGGACCAAAACGTGTAATCGATACACCAATTGCAGAATTAGGTTTTGCTGGTATTGCGGTTGGTTCTGCAATGAACGGTTTACGTCCGATTGTAGAATTCATGACATTCAACTTTTCACTTGTTGGAATCGATCAAATTATAAATAACGCAGCTAAAATGCGTCAAATGTCTGGCGGACAATTTAACATGCCAATGGTTTTCCGTGGACCAACTGCATCTGCAGGGCAATTAGCGGCAACTCACTCTCAAGCTTTTGAAAACTGGTATGCAAATACACCTGGTTTAAAAGTGGTAGTTCCTTCTACACCTTATGATGCAAAAGGTTTATTAAAATCGGCAATTCGTGATAACGATCCTGTAATCTTTATGGAGTCTGAACAAATGTATGGTGACAAAGGAGAAATTCCTGAAGGTGAATACACAATTCCATTAGGAGTTGCAGACATCAAACGTGCTGGAACAGATGTTACGATTGTATCATTTGGAAAAATCATCAAAGAAGCTTTAATCGCTACTGAAGAATTACAAAAAGAAGGTATTTCGTGTGAAGTAATTGATTTAAGAACGGTTCGTCCATTGGATTTTGATTGTATTATCAATTCTGTTAAGAAAACAAATCGTTTAGTAATCTTAGAAGAAGCTTGGCCATTTGCATCAGTTTCATCTGAAATCACTTACACCGTACAAGAAAGAGCTTTTGATTTCTTAGATGCTCCAATACAAAGAATTACAACAGCAGATACTCCTGCTCCATTCTCTCCAGTATTATTAAAAGAATGGTTACCAAATTCACAAGATGTAATAAAAGCAGTTAAAAAAGTTGCTTACAAATAG
- a CDS encoding electron transfer flavoprotein subunit beta/FixA family protein: MKILVCISHVPDTTSKINFTNGDTEFDTNGVQFVINPNDEFGLTRAIWFKEKQGAHVTVVNVGGADTEATIRKALAIGADEAIRVNANPTDGFFVAKQLAEVVKNGGYDLVIAGKESLDYNGGMVPGMLATILGYNFVNSCVGIEVEGNTAKVTREIDGGKEILSAGLPLVIGGQKGIVEEKDLRIPNMRGIMTARTKALNVVEPAGVEALTKVVKYESPAPKSACKIISADNLDELVNLLHNEAKVI; the protein is encoded by the coding sequence ATGAAAATATTAGTTTGCATCAGCCACGTGCCTGATACTACTTCGAAAATTAATTTTACGAATGGTGATACTGAGTTTGATACGAATGGAGTTCAGTTTGTAATTAATCCAAATGATGAGTTTGGTTTAACACGCGCTATTTGGTTTAAAGAAAAACAAGGTGCTCATGTAACAGTTGTAAATGTTGGTGGCGCAGATACTGAAGCTACTATCCGTAAAGCTTTAGCAATTGGAGCTGATGAAGCTATTCGTGTAAACGCAAATCCTACAGACGGATTTTTCGTTGCAAAACAATTAGCTGAAGTAGTTAAAAATGGTGGATACGATTTAGTAATTGCAGGTAAAGAATCTTTAGATTATAATGGAGGAATGGTTCCAGGAATGTTAGCTACAATTTTAGGATATAATTTTGTGAATTCTTGCGTTGGAATCGAAGTTGAAGGAAATACAGCAAAAGTAACGAGAGAAATTGACGGTGGTAAAGAAATTTTATCAGCAGGGTTACCTTTAGTTATTGGAGGTCAAAAAGGAATTGTTGAGGAAAAAGATTTACGTATTCCAAATATGCGTGGAATTATGACAGCTCGTACAAAAGCTTTAAACGTTGTTGAACCAGCAGGTGTTGAAGCTTTAACTAAAGTTGTTAAATACGAAAGTCCAGCTCCAAAATCTGCTTGTAAAATCATTAGCGCAGATAATTTAGATGAGTTAGTAAACTTATTACATAACGAAGCTAAAGTAATCTAA
- a CDS encoding GIN domain-containing protein has translation MKHFLFILLVVTTFSSCTKEGSCFSDSGNSVSKTLSLSAFDVIDIPKGFTVEIIESNESKIEIDSKESYLANLDFQIQNNQLTITNSMSCSMLHSYEIAKVRIYTPTLKKIISRTQLKVSSVGILRFPELTIITSSDEGASSKVDLQIENNVLRVEDNQVGYFKISGKTIWLDIAFYGGSGRLEAQNLEAFDCTFFQRSNNDILVKAENKLSGTIYATGNVIVFNKPNEVDVTEKYKGKLIYK, from the coding sequence ATGAAGCATTTCCTTTTTATATTGCTTGTTGTTACTACTTTTTCTTCTTGTACAAAAGAAGGAAGTTGTTTTTCTGATTCAGGAAATTCGGTTTCAAAAACATTGAGTTTGTCAGCATTTGATGTGATTGATATTCCGAAAGGTTTTACAGTGGAAATTATCGAATCTAACGAATCAAAAATCGAAATTGATTCTAAAGAAAGTTACTTGGCAAATTTAGATTTCCAGATTCAAAATAATCAACTGACCATAACCAATTCGATGAGTTGTTCAATGCTTCATAGTTACGAAATTGCTAAAGTTCGCATTTATACACCAACATTAAAAAAAATAATTTCGCGTACGCAATTAAAAGTTTCTTCTGTCGGAATATTAAGATTTCCTGAATTGACAATTATTACAAGTAGTGATGAAGGAGCTTCTTCAAAGGTAGATTTACAAATTGAAAATAATGTTTTGCGAGTTGAAGATAATCAAGTTGGCTATTTTAAAATTTCTGGTAAAACGATTTGGTTAGATATTGCTTTTTATGGAGGAAGCGGTCGCTTAGAAGCGCAGAATTTAGAAGCTTTTGATTGTACTTTTTTTCAACGCAGTAACAACGATATTTTGGTTAAAGCAGAGAATAAATTATCAGGTACTATTTACGCAACTGGAAATGTTATTGTTTTTAATAAACCAAATGAAGTTGACGTTACCGAAAAATATAAAGGTAAGTTGATTTATAAATAA
- a CDS encoding electron transfer flavoprotein subunit alpha/FixB family protein — translation MSVLIYAESAEGKFKKVALELASYAKKVAESLGTTVTAVTINTSDVSELGNYGVDKVLKVSNDKLNKFSAKAYADVIKQAAQKEGAKVVVLSSTTDSLYLAPIVAVNLEAGFASNVIALPISTSPFQVKRNAFSTKGFNVTEIASDVKVLALAKNSFGLVEASGAAAAEDFAPALNDADFAIVVESVEKVTGKVTIADAEIVVSAGRGLKGPENWGMIEELASVLGAATACSKPVSDLDWRPHSEHVGQTGKPVAANLYIAVGISGAIQHIAGINSSKVKVVINTDPEAPFFKVADYGVVGDAFQVVPALIEKLKEFKAKNA, via the coding sequence ATGTCAGTTTTAATATATGCTGAATCAGCAGAAGGAAAATTTAAAAAAGTTGCATTAGAATTAGCTTCTTATGCAAAAAAAGTTGCAGAATCTTTAGGAACAACTGTAACTGCTGTAACAATCAATACATCTGATGTTTCTGAATTAGGAAACTACGGAGTTGATAAAGTTTTAAAAGTATCTAACGATAAATTAAATAAATTCAGTGCTAAAGCTTATGCTGATGTAATCAAACAAGCGGCACAAAAAGAAGGAGCTAAAGTTGTTGTTTTATCGTCAACTACAGATTCTTTATATTTAGCACCAATTGTAGCTGTTAATTTAGAAGCAGGATTTGCTTCTAACGTAATAGCTTTACCAATTTCTACATCTCCTTTCCAAGTGAAAAGAAACGCTTTCTCTACAAAAGGATTCAATGTTACAGAAATCGCTTCAGACGTAAAAGTATTAGCTTTAGCTAAAAACTCTTTCGGATTAGTTGAAGCTTCAGGAGCTGCTGCTGCAGAAGATTTCGCTCCAGCTTTAAACGATGCTGATTTTGCTATCGTTGTAGAAAGTGTTGAAAAGGTAACAGGAAAAGTAACTATTGCTGATGCTGAAATCGTTGTTTCTGCAGGTCGTGGATTAAAAGGTCCAGAAAACTGGGGAATGATTGAAGAATTGGCTTCTGTTTTAGGAGCTGCAACTGCTTGTTCTAAACCAGTTTCTGATTTAGATTGGAGACCTCACTCTGAGCACGTTGGACAAACAGGAAAACCAGTTGCTGCCAATTTATATATTGCAGTTGGTATTTCTGGAGCTATTCAGCACATTGCTGGAATCAACTCTTCTAAAGTAAAAGTGGTTATTAATACAGACCCAGAAGCGCCTTTCTTTAAAGTTGCAGATTACGGAGTTGTTGGTGATGCTTTCCAAGTAGTACCTGCATTAATCGAGAAATTAAAAGAGTTCAAAGCTAAAAACGCTTAG
- the gldA gene encoding gliding motility-associated ABC transporter ATP-binding subunit GldA: protein MSIEVKNISKIYGEQKALDAVSFSIKKGEIVGFLGPNGAGKSTLMKILTTYIEADSGSALVNGFDVNTQPHQVEKSIGYLPEHNPLYLDLYVKEYLEFNADVYNVKKSRIDDVIELTGLTPESKKKIGQLSKGYRQRVGLATALLHNPDVLILDEPTTGLDPNQLVEIRELIKNIGKDKTVFLSTHIMQEVEAICDRVIIINKGKIVDDRLLHQTFSSENEQVIEVEFDFKIEEQFVAKLKNLVTFKNIHDNQWELVFKADEDMRPAIFDFAQENGLRTLSVQLKNKDLETLFREKTTQK, encoded by the coding sequence ATGTCGATAGAAGTTAAAAATATTTCGAAAATTTACGGGGAGCAAAAAGCTTTAGATGCAGTTTCTTTTTCAATAAAGAAAGGAGAAATTGTTGGATTTTTAGGTCCGAATGGTGCCGGAAAATCAACCTTAATGAAAATATTAACTACTTATATTGAAGCAGATTCAGGTTCAGCTTTGGTAAACGGTTTCGATGTAAATACACAACCGCATCAAGTTGAAAAATCAATTGGTTATTTGCCTGAACATAATCCATTGTATTTAGATTTATACGTAAAAGAATATTTAGAATTCAATGCCGATGTTTACAACGTAAAAAAAAGCAGAATTGATGATGTAATTGAACTTACGGGATTAACTCCAGAATCGAAAAAGAAAATCGGTCAGCTTTCTAAAGGTTATCGTCAACGTGTTGGATTGGCAACGGCACTTTTACACAATCCGGATGTTTTGATTTTAGATGAGCCAACCACAGGTTTAGATCCAAATCAATTGGTTGAGATTCGTGAATTGATCAAGAACATCGGAAAGGACAAAACCGTTTTTCTTTCTACGCATATTATGCAAGAAGTTGAAGCGATTTGTGATCGCGTGATTATCATCAATAAAGGTAAAATTGTTGACGACCGTTTATTACATCAAACTTTTTCATCAGAAAATGAACAAGTAATTGAAGTAGAATTCGATTTTAAAATTGAAGAACAATTTGTAGCTAAACTTAAGAATTTGGTTACGTTCAAAAACATTCACGACAATCAGTGGGAATTGGTTTTCAAAGCAGATGAAGATATGCGACCAGCGATTTTTGATTTTGCTCAAGAAAACGGACTTAGAACCTTATCTGTTCAATTAAAAAATAAAGATTTAGAAACGTTATTCCGTGAAAAAACAACTCAAAAATAA
- a CDS encoding dihydrofolate reductase has protein sequence MKIILVAAVAENNALGKDNAMIWHLPDDFKHFKSLTTGHFILMGRKTFETFPKPLPNRTHLIISRNTDYQVPENCFVFQSIDEAIHFAKNQNQDKLFVIGGGEIYKQTIDLATELSITEVKESFEADAFFPEIDKMIWKSVEVIHHEIDEKHKHAFDIITYKHYDA, from the coding sequence ATGAAAATAATTCTTGTTGCTGCTGTTGCTGAAAATAATGCGTTAGGAAAAGATAATGCAATGATTTGGCATTTGCCTGATGATTTTAAACATTTTAAAAGTTTAACAACAGGACATTTTATTTTAATGGGAAGAAAAACGTTTGAGACCTTTCCGAAACCATTACCAAATCGTACACATTTGATTATTTCTAGAAATACAGATTATCAAGTTCCAGAAAATTGTTTTGTTTTTCAATCGATTGATGAAGCTATTCATTTCGCGAAAAATCAAAATCAAGATAAACTTTTTGTAATTGGTGGCGGAGAAATCTACAAACAAACGATTGATTTAGCTACCGAACTTTCGATTACCGAAGTCAAAGAATCATTTGAAGCTGATGCTTTTTTTCCTGAAATTGATAAAATGATTTGGAAATCTGTTGAGGTTATTCATCACGAAATTGACGAAAAGCATAAACATGCTTTCGATATAATTACTTATAAACATTACGATGCGTAA